TCAATCCCAAAATCATGCACCAGCATCAAGTGTTTCTGCAACAGGAACAGTTCGCGGTTGGGGTGCAATGCTGGGTAACTTGTGGCAGAAATTAGGCGACAGATAATCAATTAATTAGGTAAGGCTGATGCTAGTAAGGAAACGAAATGAAGATCCTCATAGCGTCAGCCCTTTTTTGCATGAAGGGCTGGCACAAACACCACAATCAACTAAGCAGCATCAACAACCAGAACAGTTACCACCACTGCCAGAAAATAACAGAGGTAGAACATTTAGACGTGCTGGTAATGCTTGTGAAATTGTCGCTGGCAGTTGCTTAAATAGTGCAGTTATTTTCACTTTTCATCTTTTACAAGTTCACCCAGTTGGAATGTTCCTAGCTGTGGGGACTGCACACCTCTACTTTACTGCCACTGCAACAGGTGAAGGGTTTAATAATTTCGTCACTAATTTAATGACTGGTTGCAGTGCATCTTTGGCGTTATTGTGTGCGCTTTCCGAACCGATTAGTGAATGGAATGAAGCGAGAACTTCTACAGGGAATGCTAATACTTCAATTGAAAAGATGTATCAGCCCAAAACTGCTGATTATTCAAGTTGGGTGAATGGTGCAGGAGTGGCGATATTCGTAGCACTATTAATGATTTTTCTATTTGGTGGCAGGAGAAGTAAATGAATTATTTAAGTGACAAACATAAACAGTTATCCGAGTCGCAACAATCGGGTTTAATGTTGTGGTTTGGTCGTCTGCCAATGGATAAAAAAGCTGTTGCCATTGGGTTGAGTTTAACTGTAGGAATAAGCTCGGCTGCAATGGCTTGGAAAGGGGAGTCAAGCGACCGCATTTATTTTTGCGTTCGGACTCCCCAGAAAAAATTGGTATGTCAGGACAAGAATAACAGACCATTCCGCATGACCCCCCATTACTGGGAGCAGTGGAAGCTAGAAGGAATGCCGCGTCAAGTAGTGCGTGACCCAGCTATGGGGGTAAACGGACTTGTGAAAGCGACCAACCAATACAAACCGTTTTGGGCGTTTGGGGGATTCCTGGGGTTTGCGCTTGCGGGGTGGATGCTCCGCCACTGCCAGGATGAAGAGAAGCAGAGAGCAGTTTTTGAAGACATTGCCCAAAAGCGGGATGCAGCAAAAGCTGAGATGGCTGCACGTTCCGAGTTGTTGGACAGCTACCGAGACGTTGCTGTTAGAGAAGTCCAACTACAAGCCGACTTGGATCTAGTCGCCAACGATCGCACTGTTGATATACAAAAAGCAGAGATTTACGCCCACACGGAAATAGAAGTTACCCAAATGGAGGCAACTGACGCAATCTTTGAGGCGCAAACGGCTGGGATGACCGAGCAACAGAAGGCAGATTACATTAAGCAGTTGCGCGAGATGAAAACGCCTTACTTGCAAGGGAGTCAGACTTTACAAGGGACGATTGACCCCAACGATAAGGTTACTGGATCTGAGCCAGGAGCGATCGCACCACAGGACAATAAAACGGCATGGGTGCAAAACCTAATTAAACAAACTGCCCTTATCTGGGGCAACCAGGGAGGCGGTAAATCTTGGCTGGCTCGTTACGTTGCCAAACTCAAAAAAGAGGCAGGCTACCGAGTTATTGTGCTTGACCCTGACAGCAACCGTGCCGAGTGGCGAGGGGTTGAAAGTTATCATTCTTGGGACGAGATAGAACAGCAGATCCGCAATTACGTAAAAGAATTGGAATCAAGATTAAAAACTTTCAATGATTCTTCTATGAGTGAGTCGCAATGGCGGCAGAAACTTTGGGCAGAAGGCAAAGCTTTAGCTCTAATTTGTGAAGAAGCGACCACATACGGCGACTTCATTAAAGATGAGGAATTACTATCAAAATTTGGCAAGCTGGCACTCACTAAAAGCCGCAAACAAGAGATGCCAATAACAGTGGTAGCTCACAACAATACCCAGACTTGTTTATTTGGTATCAAGGGCTTGCATAATCTGGTTTCTAAAATGCTCCAAATTGAATGTTTGGCACAAGTAGATCCAGTTACACTACAGCTAAAATCTACGGGTCAAGCCAAAGTAAAACTCGATAGTTCTAACGAATGGCTTGATGTTATTCTGCCCAAAATGACTACTAAAATATCTGATTTTAGTGACACAGTAACACCAGCATCTAACTCAATTCCACCCATAGATCAAGCCACTTTAGAACGCATTTATGAACTGGA
This Nostoc flagelliforme CCNUN1 DNA region includes the following protein-coding sequences:
- a CDS encoding P-loop NTPase family protein, producing MNYLSDKHKQLSESQQSGLMLWFGRLPMDKKAVAIGLSLTVGISSAAMAWKGESSDRIYFCVRTPQKKLVCQDKNNRPFRMTPHYWEQWKLEGMPRQVVRDPAMGVNGLVKATNQYKPFWAFGGFLGFALAGWMLRHCQDEEKQRAVFEDIAQKRDAAKAEMAARSELLDSYRDVAVREVQLQADLDLVANDRTVDIQKAEIYAHTEIEVTQMEATDAIFEAQTAGMTEQQKADYIKQLREMKTPYLQGSQTLQGTIDPNDKVTGSEPGAIAPQDNKTAWVQNLIKQTALIWGNQGGGKSWLARYVAKLKKEAGYRVIVLDPDSNRAEWRGVESYHSWDEIEQQIRNYVKELESRLKTFNDSSMSESQWRQKLWAEGKALALICEEATTYGDFIKDEELLSKFGKLALTKSRKQEMPITVVAHNNTQTCLFGIKGLHNLVSKMLQIECLAQVDPVTLQLKSTGQAKVKLDSSNEWLDVILPKMTTKISDFSDTVTPASNSIPPIDQATLERIYELEINIGGQAESIQEDNNKLSPLAHSLLQYLQRTLRTSAVIQEIQPNFKVKGQRFTSEELKRLFNELVENSLAVWLDENTIEITPNQTDHHNGQT